Genomic segment of Rubrivirga sp. SAORIC476:
GACAGCGGCGAGGAAGGCCTCGACCTGCTCGTCTGTCATCGACTTCGGCGCCTGCTCGGGGAGCTTGGGGAGCCGGACGGCCTTGGTGTGGTCCGCATTCAGCACTCCGTCTCTCACCAGCCACCGGTAGAGGTAGCCGATGTGGTTCCGGTACTTGTGCTTCGTGATGAGCTTGACGGACCTCGACGCCAGCAGTGAGGCTACGTGGTCCGCCGAGAGGGCACACGCTGGCGTGTCCTTGCCGACGTGGGCCTCGAACACGCTCAGGATGTCCGAGTAGGTCTGGACGGTGAACGGGGAGAGGTGGTCGTGGGCTTCGAGGTAGGCCGCAACGGCATCCCCAAGAGTCAGGTCGCTTGGGGCCGTGGCTTCTGGCTCCTGAGGTGGCTGCTCTTTCGGAGCCCATGGGTCATCGGTCCACGGGTTGAACTCCTGATCCGCGAACCGGCGCTCTAACTCGGCCAGTCTCCTTCGTGCTTCTGGCTTCGTCGTCGTCTTGAGTGGGACCCGCTTGCGTTGCGGGCGGAGGTGCTTGCAGAAGAACTGGGCGTAGTAGAGGTCGCCTTGCTTGAAGAGGCTCGCCATGAGAAGGGGGGCTGCGTCCCCACCCACTCCCTCCAGGCCACCGGCCCCATAGAGGGGCTGGAAATCGTAGCAGTATCGTAGCACTGGACGCTGACGCCAACGAGGAAGCCCACCCCTACTCAGTGTAGAAGTGGGCTTCGAGGCCTCTAGAGGCCCATCGCGCGGGAGGTGCCGACCGGATTTGAACCGGTGTAGCAGGTTTTGCAGACCTGTGCCTAACCCCTCGGCCACGGCACCATGCGGGCAATCTACGGACGACCACCCCGGGTGCGTATGAGAACCCTGCGGAGCGTCACGTGTACCCCGGCCAGGACTCGAACCTGGACTCAACGGCTTAGAAGGCCGTCGCTTTATCCAATTAAGCTACCGGGGCGGACAATGGAAACTAGGATGTGTTCAGACTGTCGGGAGCGTCTCCCCCTGGGCGACTTCTACCGATCCGGGGCGAAGGTCCAGTCGCGGTGCAAGGCGTGCTTCAACCGAATGGGCGTCGAGCGCTGGCGCCGGATCAAGATCGAGGAAGTCGAACGCCTCGGCGGGCGCTGTGCCGACTGCGGCGGTCGGTTCCACCCGGACGCCTTCGAGTTCCATCATCTGGACCCATCGGCGAAGGACTACCAGTGGACGAAGCTTCGGCTGTTCTCTGCAGACCGACGCCGCCGAGAACTCGACAAGTGCGTCATGCTCTGTGCCAACGGCCACCGGATGCGGCACGTCGTCTCCGAAGACCCTGTCGCCTACCAGATCCATGTCGGGGCGGCGGGATTCGAACCCACGACCTCCTGCTCCCAAAGCAGGCGCGCTACCGGGCTGCGCTACGCCCCGAGGTGACCGCGAACGGCCGCGCCGAAGATACAGGTTCAGGAGAGTGAACCCATGCGGACCGTCGCGATCCGTCCGATCTTCGGGCATGACGCTCTTCGAGACCGCCCGCCTCGGCGTCCGCCGGCTCACCCTCGCCGACGCGCCCTTCATCGCGGAGTTGCTCACCGAGCCGCTCTGGATCCAGCACATCGGCGACCGCGGCGTCCGCACCGTCGCCGACGCAGAGGGGTACCTCCGCTCTGGCCCGCTGGCGAGCTACGCCGAGCACGGGCACGGGCTCTACCGCGTCGCCCTCCGCGACACCGGCGAGCCGGTCGGCATCTGCGGCCTCCTACGCCGCGAGGGGCTGGAGGCGCCCGACCTCGGCTACGCCATGCTCGCCCGCCACCACGGCCGCGGCTACGCCACCGAGGCGGCCCGAGCGACGCTGGCGCACGCTCGCCACGACCTCGGGATGGACCGGGTCCTCGCCATCACGGGCCTTGACCACAGGGTGTCGCAGCGGGTGCTGACCCACGTCGGGATGCGCCGGGCCGGGACGGTCGATGGCGACCCGCCGCTGGCGCTCTTCGAGACGGTATGGGGGGATCCTCGGTCGGGGGCGTGAGCCGGACCCCAGCGTCCCGCCGCGCGTCGGATCTGGCATGACGCCTCGCCCGACCCCGCTCGACACGTCCGTTTCCTTCCGCCAGCGGGCGCGCTACGTGGTCGTGCTGGTGGCGCTCGCCGTGGTGGCGCTGTTCGTGCTGTGGACCACACGCCAGGCCGTGCTGCTCGTCTTCCTGGGCGTCGCCATCGGGGTGCTGTTCTTCCACGCGAGCCAGTGGCTCGCGGAGCGAACCGGGGTG
This window contains:
- a CDS encoding site-specific integrase, whose translation is MASLFKQGDLYYAQFFCKHLRPQRKRVPLKTTTKPEARRRLAELERRFADQEFNPWTDDPWAPKEQPPQEPEATAPSDLTLGDAVAAYLEAHDHLSPFTVQTYSDILSVFEAHVGKDTPACALSADHVASLLASRSVKLITKHKYRNHIGYLYRWLVRDGVLNADHTKAVRLPKLPEQAPKSMTDEQVEAFLAAVESFSAITRRDGRAVDWSWIADVVRANVWLGLRRGEVCALQWHHVDIEARVLLVRNEDGFKTKSGKERAIPIPGPSLTVIERLQQSAESGPVFRTHQGEAPRLHQLSRGFSKFRKLAGLPNETNFHSTRHTALTRLAKKGVPVEVIRQFAGHSSIVVTERYTRIRPSAAHSIINQALLET
- a CDS encoding GNAT family N-acetyltransferase; the protein is MTLFETARLGVRRLTLADAPFIAELLTEPLWIQHIGDRGVRTVADAEGYLRSGPLASYAEHGHGLYRVALRDTGEPVGICGLLRREGLEAPDLGYAMLARHHGRGYATEAARATLAHARHDLGMDRVLAITGLDHRVSQRVLTHVGMRRAGTVDGDPPLALFETVWGDPRSGA